Proteins from a single region of Pelodiscus sinensis isolate JC-2024 chromosome 29, ASM4963464v1, whole genome shotgun sequence:
- the PNPO gene encoding pyridoxine-5'-phosphate oxidase — protein MIRDAARRGLRVWARLGSRSPAQGPAAAMDLGPLRKSYRGDAEAFEEKHLASFDPIKQFAVWFDEARQCPSIGEANAMCLATCTRDGRPSARMLLLKGFSQHGFRFFTNHESRKGKELDSNPFATIVFYWEPLNRQVRIEGSVARLPEEESERYFHSRPRSSQIGAVVSHQSTVIPDREHLRKKNAELEELYREGPVPKPAYWGGYVLKPDLVEFWQGQTNRLHDRIVFRRLRDPAAPTGPMAHKGEGNWVYERLAP, from the exons ATGATCCGTGACGCAGCGCGGAGGGGGCTGCGCGTTTGGGCCCGGCTCGGCTCCCGTAGCCCTGCGCAGGGGCCGGCTGCAGCCATGGACCTGGGGCCGCTGCggaaaagctaccggggggacgcggag GCCTTTGAGGAGAAACATCTCGCCTCCTTCGACCCGATCAAGCAGTTTGCCGTGTGGTTTGACGAGGCCAGGCAGTGCCCCTCAATCGGCGAAGCCAATGCTATGTGCTTGGCCACCTGCACCAG GGACGGGCGGCCCTCTGCCCGCATGCTGCTCCTGAAGGGGTTCAGCCAGCATGGCTTTCGCTTCTTCACCAACCACGAGAGCCGCAAAGGAAAGGAGCTG GACTCCAATCCTTTTGCTACGATCGTCTTCTACTGGGAGCCCCTTAACCGCCAG GTGCGGATCGAGGGCTCTGTGGCGAGGCTGCCGGAGGAGGAATCGGAGCGCTACTTCCACTCCCGGCCTCGGAGCAGCCAGATCGGGGCAGTTGTGAGTCACCAGAGCACTGTGATCCCCGACCGGGAG caTTTAAGGAAGAAGAACGCGGAGCTGGAAGAGCTGTACCGGGAGGGACCCGTGCCAAAGCCTGCGTACTG GGGGGGATACGTCCTGAAGCCAGACCTCGTGGAGTTCTGGCAGGGCCAAACCAACCGCTTACATGACCGCATCGTCTTCCGGCGCCTccgggaccccgctgcccccaCGGGCCCCATGGCGCACAAGGGAGAGGGGAACTGGGTGTATGAGAGGCTTGCCCCTTGA
- the LOC112545986 gene encoding uncharacterized protein LOC112545986 isoform X1 has product MAGVVTDLQALQSHLQAMERGMGSGEQPDDRPLYKLPEPGLEGAALCGPDFQQPQQLELPECRGHIPPECTSAHLPGALSSLGRPSHPLLGVEEEIKHRKRPRLSSGPLASPSLVAPFPRALSGPETTPPLGHVLPSSSLDLPSRRPQDGLPHARTSDAPRGVRPGAVGLCRPGAEQRESPAPNYGHEDGCPWSSRAPLGGSSASRRASRVSGLYVELIKELELQVSELRNLLASREEAALWQERRIRELELENQQLKSQLRNLEEQNDLLSSSSGAGAAAARAGPGPGNSCVDISGSNLQFLKGLVGLLERHAALQASGLPPFCSLGGEQRCPPAEAPQSSPLWRMQAGVPTGLPPWLSTEDGSASPAPLSDTAGLWEENLQDTLPDGTPVWASPVEENGRTKLELIPNSGVYITPHQLDDLSQVPTDKPKLMTRRLLDYFFSRETLARSSATGQRIAHNNTTMEKPVRLPVAVVTAIKEYVTKVCGRGCNFNAVINSKCGTSRRAVKKMIKME; this is encoded by the exons ATGGCTGGCGTTGTCACtgacctgcaggccctgcagagcCATCTCCAGGCCATGGAGCGGGGAAtggggagtggggagcagccGGACGATCGCCCCCTGTACAAACTGCCCGAGCCTGGACTGGAAGGTGCTGCTCTCTGTGGCCCTGACTTCCAGCAGCCCCAGCAACTGGAGCTCCCGGAGTGCCGAGGACACATCCCCCCAGAATGTACCAG CGCCCACCTCCCTGGAGCCCTGAGCAGCCTGGGCCGGCCCAGCCACCCTCTGCTGGGTGTGGAAGAAGAAATCAAGCACCGGAAACGACCCAGGCTCTCCAGCGGACCCCTGGCCAGtcccagcctggtggctcccttcCCTCGTGCGCTGAGCGGGCCAGAGACCACGCCCCCCTTGGGACACGTCCTTCCGAGCAGCAGCCTGGATCTACCCAGCAGACGCCCCCAGGACGGGCTGCCGCACGCCAGGACTTCGGACGCTCCCAGAGGGGTGCGTCCTGGGGCCGTGGGGCTCTGCAGGCCGGGCGCGGAGCAGCGGGAGTCTCCGGCCCCGAATTACGGACATGAGGACGGCTGCCCGTGGAGCAGCCGGGCTCCCCTGGGGGGCAGCAGCGCCAGCCGTCGAGCGAGTAGGGTCTCGGGTCTGTACGTGGAGCTGATCaaggagctggagctgcaggtgtCGGAGCTGCGGAATCTCCTGGCCTCGCGGGAGGAGGCCGCcctgtggcaggagaggaggatccgggagctggagctggagaacCAGCAGCTGAAGAGCCAGCTCCGGAACCTGGAGGAGCAGAACGACCTGctctccagcagcagcggggcaggggccgcagctgccagggctgggccggggccCGGAAATAGCTGTGTTG ACATCAGCGGGAGCAACCTCCAGTTCCTCAAGGGCCTGGTGGGGCTGCTGGAGAGACACgcagccctgcag GCCAGCGGCCTCCCGCCCTTCTGCTCTCTCGGGGGGGAGCAGCGGTGCCCCCCAGCTGAGGCCCCCCAAAGCTCCCCGCTGTGGCGGATGCAAGCGGGGGTCCCCACCGGCCTCCCACCCTGGCTGAGCACGGAGGACGGCTCggcgagccccgcccccctcagcgACACCGCCGGCTTGTGGGAGGAGAACCTGCAGGACACGCTGCCCGACGGGACCCCGGTGTGGGCCTCGCCCGTGGAG GAGAACGGGCGGACCAAGCTGGAGCTGATCCCCAACTCAGGAGTCTACATCACCCCCCACCAGCTGGACGACCTCTCGCAGGTCCCCACCGACAAGCCCAAGCTGATGACCCGCCGCCTGCTGGATTACTTCTTCTCCCGGGAGACGCTCGCCAGGTCCTCGGCCACCGGCCAGCGCATCGCCCACAACAACACGACCATGGAGAAACCCGTCCGCCTGCCGGTGGCTGTGGTCACCGCCATCAAAG agtaCGTCACCAAAGTGTGCGGCAGGGGCTGCAACTTCAACGCCGTGATCAACAGCAAGTGCGGCACGTCCCGCAGGGCCGTGAAGAAGATGATCAAGATGGAGTAA
- the SP2 gene encoding transcription factor Sp2, with amino-acid sequence MAATAAVSPSEYLQPAASAAQDTQPSPLALLAATCSKIGPPAVEAAVAPPAPPQPTPRKLVPIKPAPVPLGSSKNSFGILSSKGNLFQIQGSQLGTSYPGGQLVFAIQNPTVINKGARSSTNIQYQTAGGQAIQVQQNLANQIQIIPGTNQAIITPSSSAHKPVPIKPAPAHKAGPASVQGASNVVKLSGGSNLTLTLPVNNLVNATADPGAPAPGGTESPAKPCKKSRKKALSPAQTTAMAVAEQVETVLIETTAENIIQAGNNLLIVQSPGSGQPAVVQQVQVVQPKQEQQVVQIPQQALRVVQAASATLPTVPQKSSQNFQIQAAEPTPTQVYFKTPSGELQTVLLQEAPAVTVAPSTTSCSSPVSGSPQAGGSCKKPTPRKERTLPKIAPAGGIISLNAAQLAAAAQAMQTININGVQVQGVPVTITNTGGQQQLTVQNVSGSNLTISGLSPTQIQLQMEQALAGEIQPGEKRRRMACTCPNCKDGEKRSGDQGKKKHICHIPECGKTFRKTSLLRAHVRLHTGERPFVCNWVFCGKRFTRSDELQRHARTHTGDKRFECAQCQKRFMRSDHLTKHYKTHLVTKNL; translated from the exons ATGGCCGCCACTGCAGCAGTCAGTCCTAGTGAATACCTGCAGCCTGCTGCCTCCGCCGCGCAG GACACCCAGCCATCTCCACTAGCCCTGCTCGCCGCCACATGTAGCAAAATCGGCCCGCCCGCGGTGGAAGCTGCAGTCGCTCCTCCTGCCCCGCCTCAGCCCACGCCGCGCAAGCTGGTCCCCATCAAACCCGCGCCAGTCCCCCTGGGCTCCAGTAAGAACAGCTTTGGGATCTTGTCCTCGAAAGGGAACCTCTTCCAGATCCAGGGCTCTCAGCTGGGGACGTCGTATCCGGGGGGGCAGCTGGTGTTCGCCATCCAGAACCCCACCGTGATCAACAAAGGGGCCCGCTCGTCCACCAACATCCAGTACCAGACTGCGGGGGGCCAGGCCATCCAGGTCCAACAGAACCTCGCCAACCAGATCCAGATTATTCCCGGCACCAACCAAGCCATCATCACCCCCTCCTCTTCCGCGCACAAGCCTGTGCCAATCAAGCCGGCCCCGGCGCACAAGGCCGGGCCGGCGTCCGTGCAGGGCGCAAGCAACGTCGTCAAGCTGAGCGGCGGCAGCAACCTGACGCTCACCCTGCCTGTGAACAACCTGGTGAACGCCACCGCCGACCCCGGCGCTCCGGCCCCTGGTGGGACCGagagcccagccaagccctgTAAGAAGAGCAGGAAGAAAGCCCTGTCGCCGGCCCAGACGACGGCCATGGCGGTGGCTGAGCAGGTGGAAACGGTGCTGATTGAGACGACGGCCGAGAACATCATCCAGGCAGGAAATAACTTGCTGATCGTGCAGAGTCCGGGCTCGGGCCAGCCGGCCGTGGTGCAGCAGGTCCAAGTGGTGCAACCCAAGCAAGAGCAGCAGGTGGTCCAGATCCCCCAGCAGGCCTTGCGAGTGGTCCAGGCGGCCTCAGCCACGCTGCCCACCGTCCCCCAGAAGTCCTCCCAGAACTTTCAGATCCAGGCGGCTGAGCCGACGCCTACGCAG GTCTACTTCAAAACCCCGTCCGGGGAGCTCCAGACCGTGCTGCTCCAGGAAGCCCCGGCTGTGACCGTGGCCCCTTCGAccacctcctgcagcagccctgtGTCCGGCAGCCCCCAAGCCGGGGGAAGCTGCAAAAAGCCCACCCCCCGCAAAGAGCGCACCCTGCCAAAGATCGCCCCGGCCGGGGGCATCATCAGCTTGAACGCGGCTCAGCTGGCGGCCGCGGCCCAGGCCATGCAGACGATCAACATCAACGGGGTCCAAGTGCAAGGAGTGCCTGTCACCATCACCAACACGGGAG gccagcagcagctgaCCGTCCAAAACGTGTCTGGCAGCAACCTGACCATCAGCGGCCTGAGCCCGACCCAGATCCAGCTGCAGATGGAGCAGGCGCTGGCCGGGGAGATCCAGCCGGGGGAGAAGAGGCGGCGCATGGCATGCACCTGCCCCAACTGCAAGGACGGGGAGAAGAG GTCCGGGGATCAAGGCAAGAAGAAGCACATCTGTCACATCCCGGAGTGCGGCAAAACCTTCCGCAAGACCTCGCTGCTGCGGGCCCACGTGCGCCTGCACACGGGCGAGCGCCCCTTCGTCTGCAACTGGGTCTTCTGCGGGAAGCGGTTCACGCGCAGCGACGAGCTCCAGCGGCACGCCCGCACGCACACAG GTGATAAGCGGTTTGAATGCGCTCAGTGCCAAAAGCGCTTCATGAGAAGCGACCACCTGACGAAGCACTATAAAACCCACCTGGTCACCAAGAACTTGTAG
- the LOC112545986 gene encoding uncharacterized protein LOC112545986 isoform X2, whose product MAGVVTDLQALQSHLQAMERGMGSGEQPDDRPLYKLPEPGLEGAALCGPDFQQPQQLELPECRGHIPPECTSAHLPGALSSLGRPSHPLLGVEEEIKHRKRPRLSSGPLASPSLVAPFPRALSGPETTPPLGHVLPSSSLDLPSRRPQDGLPHARTSDAPRGVRPGAVGLCRPGAEQRESPAPNYGHEDGCPWSSRAPLGGSSASRRASRVSGLYVELIKELELQVSELRNLLASREEAALWQERRIRELELENQQLKSQLRNLEEQNDLLSSSSGAGAAAARAGPGPGNSCVDISGSNLQFLKGLVGLLERHAALQASGLPPFCSLGGEQRCPPAEAPQSSPLWRMQAGVPTGLPPWLSTEDGSASPAPLSDTAGLWEENLQDTLPDGTPVWASPVELDDLSQVPTDKPKLMTRRLLDYFFSRETLARSSATGQRIAHNNTTMEKPVRLPVAVVTAIKEYVTKVCGRGCNFNAVINSKCGTSRRAVKKMIKME is encoded by the exons ATGGCTGGCGTTGTCACtgacctgcaggccctgcagagcCATCTCCAGGCCATGGAGCGGGGAAtggggagtggggagcagccGGACGATCGCCCCCTGTACAAACTGCCCGAGCCTGGACTGGAAGGTGCTGCTCTCTGTGGCCCTGACTTCCAGCAGCCCCAGCAACTGGAGCTCCCGGAGTGCCGAGGACACATCCCCCCAGAATGTACCAG CGCCCACCTCCCTGGAGCCCTGAGCAGCCTGGGCCGGCCCAGCCACCCTCTGCTGGGTGTGGAAGAAGAAATCAAGCACCGGAAACGACCCAGGCTCTCCAGCGGACCCCTGGCCAGtcccagcctggtggctcccttcCCTCGTGCGCTGAGCGGGCCAGAGACCACGCCCCCCTTGGGACACGTCCTTCCGAGCAGCAGCCTGGATCTACCCAGCAGACGCCCCCAGGACGGGCTGCCGCACGCCAGGACTTCGGACGCTCCCAGAGGGGTGCGTCCTGGGGCCGTGGGGCTCTGCAGGCCGGGCGCGGAGCAGCGGGAGTCTCCGGCCCCGAATTACGGACATGAGGACGGCTGCCCGTGGAGCAGCCGGGCTCCCCTGGGGGGCAGCAGCGCCAGCCGTCGAGCGAGTAGGGTCTCGGGTCTGTACGTGGAGCTGATCaaggagctggagctgcaggtgtCGGAGCTGCGGAATCTCCTGGCCTCGCGGGAGGAGGCCGCcctgtggcaggagaggaggatccgggagctggagctggagaacCAGCAGCTGAAGAGCCAGCTCCGGAACCTGGAGGAGCAGAACGACCTGctctccagcagcagcggggcaggggccgcagctgccagggctgggccggggccCGGAAATAGCTGTGTTG ACATCAGCGGGAGCAACCTCCAGTTCCTCAAGGGCCTGGTGGGGCTGCTGGAGAGACACgcagccctgcag GCCAGCGGCCTCCCGCCCTTCTGCTCTCTCGGGGGGGAGCAGCGGTGCCCCCCAGCTGAGGCCCCCCAAAGCTCCCCGCTGTGGCGGATGCAAGCGGGGGTCCCCACCGGCCTCCCACCCTGGCTGAGCACGGAGGACGGCTCggcgagccccgcccccctcagcgACACCGCCGGCTTGTGGGAGGAGAACCTGCAGGACACGCTGCCCGACGGGACCCCGGTGTGGGCCTCGCCCGTGGAG CTGGACGACCTCTCGCAGGTCCCCACCGACAAGCCCAAGCTGATGACCCGCCGCCTGCTGGATTACTTCTTCTCCCGGGAGACGCTCGCCAGGTCCTCGGCCACCGGCCAGCGCATCGCCCACAACAACACGACCATGGAGAAACCCGTCCGCCTGCCGGTGGCTGTGGTCACCGCCATCAAAG agtaCGTCACCAAAGTGTGCGGCAGGGGCTGCAACTTCAACGCCGTGATCAACAGCAAGTGCGGCACGTCCCGCAGGGCCGTGAAGAAGATGATCAAGATGGAGTAA